TGTGACATCTCGGATCATTATATCAAAGACTCTCATTTCAATCACCTACCGCAGTTTTTCAACTTGACAATCCTGCAAACAGTCAACAATCTCGTCATATTCTGGCATTTGCTTTGGTAATTTCTTTGTTTTAGCCAGTGCGGCAGCATATCCAAATTTTGCTACTTCGAGTAAATCGTAGTCTGATGTAGAAAACCTTTTGTATACCATAGCTGCCATATATGCATCTCCTGCTCCAAGTAGATTTGAGATCTCTATATCCTTTGGTGTAGTTATCAGCCAAACGCCATCATTTGTTGCAACGATATCGCTTTTGATTTGATAGGAAATCACAGACATTTTACATCCCATCTTGATAAGTTCAGATGCAGCTTGAATATAATCATCGAGCGAAACAAGTTTTTCTCCAAGAACGACATTTTTTTCTCTTACATCGGGTTTAATTACATCCGGTGTTTGTATCTGAAGAGCAGGTTTGATATACTCATCGACTATCTCCATGAAAACTTGTTTTCCTTTTTGCTTGGCTGTTTTTGCAAAAACTCCGTAAATATCACCTTGAAGATTCGGTGGAAGACTTCCCGAAAGAACAACTACCTCTGCACGAGACAAGAAAATTTCATAGCGTTTTAACAATAGATCTATCGCATGTTTTTCAACAATAGGTCCGGGGGAATTGATCTCAGTTAAAGTATGATTTCTTGGATCGATTATAGAAATATTCTCACGTGTTTCTTGATCTATGTGCACAAAACTTGTGCTTATCAATGGGCTGATTCTGTTCAGTTCTGACAAAAGAACGCGACCAATATAACCTCCTAATATTCCTATAGCCACAGATTGTACCCTTAATTTTGCGAGTGCAATAGAAACATTTATTCCTTTACCCCCTGGCGACATCACTATATCTTTGTAATGTGAAACCCTGTGAAGTTCATTTACACGAAAATCTTCAACAACGAACTCCCGATCCAATGCTGGATTAAAAGTTACAGTAATGACTTTCAAGTTGTCACCTCTTCAAAATCAACTCTTTTGGTGCTCCCTTATATTCAATTTTACCATCTTTCATGACTACAAAGACATCTGCAAGCGGCAAGAAACGATTTTTGTGCCTTGTGCTCAATATGACAACTCTATCCTCTTTCAGTGTTGAAAGTTCTTTAACCACAGGGACAAGAGTTTCATCGTCGACATGATCAAGAATACAATCCAAAACTATTATGGAAGACTTTCTTATTATCGCAGCAAAAAGAAGAATCATTATTTTTTCCATTGTGTAGAATTCCCTCAAAGGAGTTTGCATTTCTCTTCTAAGGAGCTTCAAAATGCCAAGCCTATCTAATTCCGATGAAAATTCATCTAAAGCCACTTGTTTTTCAGATAAAATAAGATTTATGAACTCACCAAACCTCAGATGATCCAATGCCTCAACGAAAGACGGTTCAATGTATGTTATAAGCCTTCTAAGAGTTTTTTTGTCATAAGTGGTTACTGACTTACTATTTATTTTCAATTCTCCATACCAATTGACGTTGTCGTATATCTCTTTATTCAATCTTAGAAGAGACCTTAGCAAAACAGATTTGCCGGCTCCTCGGGGACCATAAACTATTGTGAGCTCGCCCGCCTGGATTGTTAAGTCAATATCTTTGAGTACACTTATGCCGTCTATAGACATAGAGAAGTTGAGAAACTCAATAATACTACGACTCTCTAACACCTTTGACTGGTCTTGGTTGCTGCTCATCGACAAGGGTCATCCTCCTTCGCATTTCTTCCTCAGCACCTTTTTCGCCTTCTTTTAGCATACGAAGGAGCTCGTACTGCGAAACAATTTTAGGATTCTTTTGCTTCTTTTTCATATCTTCACCCCTTGCATGTTTACTAATTGTATTTTATGGTTTTTCAATTACTCAAAGTTGTAGTTAGTATTACAGGAATTATCAAAAACAAAATTTTTCATTTGTCCAGTCGGGAAAATCCCGTACAAAACTTTTTGCAAGATTTTATTCTCGAAAAATCTATTTTGACATGCCAGATTCACTCAAAATTTGAATTGTGATGTTTAGAGAATTTTCTTGGTGATTTCAGTCAATCTTTAAGACTATCATTTGAGATCTTTTCTGTATTTAGAGAATATCTGTCAACACACAAGGCTAAATTTGGAAAACTTTCAGAGAGTTTTCTTTCGAACAGTTCATTAAATAAAAAATGCGGGCATTAAGCCCGCGTAGTTTCCATCTCTTTCAGAGAGAGCCTTCTTTCGGACTTGAATTCGAAATGGGTTCTATAACAATAGAACCCGACATAGTTTCCATCTCTTTCAGAGAGAACCTTCTTTCGGACTTGAATTCGAAATGGGTTCTATAACAATAGAACCCGACATAGTTTCCATCTCTTTCAGAGAGAACCTTCTTTCGGACTTGAATTCGAAATGGGTTCTATAACAATAGAACCCGACATAGTTTCCATCTCTTTCAGAGAGAACCTTCTTTCGGACGCACAAATAGCCAAAACAGAAAAAGGTACATTAATACTCAAGTTTCCATCTCTTTCAGAGAGAGCCTTCTTTCGGACTATATGATCCCGCAAACAACGGGCTGTATAGAAGAGATATTGTTTCCATCTCTTTCAGAGAGAACCTTCTTTCGGACCAACTGCTGAATTTGATTTTTGTGAAGTAGAGGGGGTGTTTGTTTCCATCTCTTTCAGAGAGAACCTTCTTTCGGACCCGCAGCAACGCCAACGCAAAAGCTTCTCTTCCTGGTAAGTTTCCATCTCTTTCAGAGAGAACCTTCTTTCGGACATTACATACACTCGTTCAATATGGATATTCTAAAGTTAGGTTTCCATCTCTTTCAGAGAGAACCTTCTTTCGGACTTGAATTCGAAATGGGTTCTATAACAATAGAACCCGACATAGTTTCCATCTCTTTCAGAGAGAACCTTCTTTCGGACACAGAGTCGCAGTATACGTGAAAAAAGAGGAGGAAGGATCGTTTCCATCTCTTTCAGAGAGAACCTTCTTTCGGACTCTTTTCATGGTCACAAACGACATCGAAGCTGTGTCAACGGTTTCCATCTCTTTCAGAGAGAACCTTCTTTCGGACAACTAGATCAGATCTCCCCCTGCTGGTCGACCAGCAGGGGGTTTCCATCTCTTTCAGAGAGAACCTTCTTTCGGACTGGATTCGTCAGTGCGATCGGACACGCAGATACCGCAAATGTTTCCATCTCTTTCAGAGAGAACCTTCTTTCGGACTTGTTGCCGAGTTGGGTCTTGGACGTGTGTCCAAGACCCAGTTTCCATCTCTTTCAGAGAGAACCTTCTTTCGGACGCAGCAAGAAAAGTCGGTGTCGTCGAATTCTTAATAAAAAGTTTCCATCTCTTTCAGAGAGAACCTTCTTTCGGACCATCCTTGGCTAAATCAAGTCCGGCGCAAAGACTTTTATGTTTCCATCTCTTTCAGAGAGAACCTTCTTTCGGACAAAATGATACACATAACAAACGCAGTCATAATACCAACAGTTTCCATCTCTTTCAGAGAGAACCTTCTTTCGGACAGCACGAGGGACTCCCTCTCGTGCAACATTGTGTGCACGTGGTTTCCATCTCTTTCAGAGAGAACCTTCTTTCGGACATCCAGCCACAGCAGAAGTCCTTGCAAAAGCGACAGTCGCGTTTCCATCTCTTTCAGAGAGAACCTTCTTTCGGACATCCAGCCACAGCAGAAGTCCTTGCAAAAGCGACAGTCGCGTTTCCATCTCTTTCAGAGAGAACCTTCTTTCGGACCCACACCCGATAACGTAGCTATTGCCGTACTCAGAGAAAAGTTTCCATCTCTTTCAGAGAGAGCCTTCTTTCGGACCCCTGTAACCCGGGTGGGCGCCCACCCGGGTTGCAGATGGTTTCCATCTCTTTCAGAGAGAGCCTTCTTTCGGACCGGCGTCTATTGAGGCGCTGTAGAACTTCGCTAATATAGGGTTTCCATCTCTTTCAGAGAGAGCCTTCTTTCGGACATCCTTAAGGTTTGTGTTCATTTGTTCTAAAGTAGAGATCTGTGTTTCCATCTCTTTCAGAGAGAGCCTTCTTTCGGACAGGTGGCGAAGATAGCAGATGTGATTGTGAGTCCGAAAGGGTTTCCATCTCTTTCAGAGAGAGCCTTCTTTCGGACCAGCTCGGAAGTTCCGAGCTCCCCCTGCTGGTCAACCAGCAGGTTTCCATCT
The DNA window shown above is from Thermotoga profunda AZM34c06 and carries:
- a CDS encoding 1-phosphofructokinase family hexose kinase; translated protein: MKVITVTFNPALDREFVVEDFRVNELHRVSHYKDIVMSPGGKGINVSIALAKLRVQSVAIGILGGYIGRVLLSELNRISPLISTSFVHIDQETRENISIIDPRNHTLTEINSPGPIVEKHAIDLLLKRYEIFLSRAEVVVLSGSLPPNLQGDIYGVFAKTAKQKGKQVFMEIVDEYIKPALQIQTPDVIKPDVREKNVVLGEKLVSLDDYIQAASELIKMGCKMSVISYQIKSDIVATNDGVWLITTPKDIEISNLLGAGDAYMAAMVYKRFSTSDYDLLEVAKFGYAAALAKTKKLPKQMPEYDEIVDCLQDCQVEKLR
- a CDS encoding ATP-binding cassette domain-containing protein, with product MSIDGISVLKDIDLTIQAGELTIVYGPRGAGKSVLLRSLLRLNKEIYDNVNWYGELKINSKSVTTYDKKTLRRLITYIEPSFVEALDHLRFGEFINLILSEKQVALDEFSSELDRLGILKLLRREMQTPLREFYTMEKIMILLFAAIIRKSSIIVLDCILDHVDDETLVPVVKELSTLKEDRVVILSTRHKNRFLPLADVFVVMKDGKIEYKGAPKELILKR